The genomic DNA CTACAGCACCTTTGGGTACGGTAATCTGTTGCTCAGCAAGAATAAGATCTCATGTGGTGAGAACCTGACTGTCTCAGTAGAGGTGACAAATACTTCAAACAGAGATGGGAGCGAAGTGGTTCAGCTGTACCTTCATCAGCGTTGGGGAAGTGATACGCGTCCAATCCGCGAATTGAAGGGTTTTAAGAAAGTTTTTATCCTTGCCGGTGAAACTAAGATAATTACCTTCTGTATTGGTCCAAAAGAGATGTCCTATTACAGTACGACAAAGCAGTCTTATGTTCAGGATGCGACGATCTTTGATGTGTGGGTTGGTGGTGACAGTATGGCAGAGTTGAAGGGTGAATTTGAAGTGATTGCCTGATGTCTGTCATTTGGATAAAGCGGTCATGAAGGTTTTGAGGCGGTTGCTGATATAGTAGATTGGTACTTATTTGCGTCGATTCCATATCTGACGTAACCTGTGTTCTGATCGTGAAGAAAATCCAATCTGGAGTTAGGGTATCACAAGTTTTTGAAAAGTTTAAAACATGGAAAATGTGGGAGTGGGTTAAAATGCTGAAACCGGCAATGTTGTTTCAGGATCATATGGTTCTGCAAAGGGAGAAGCCTGTAGCCGTTTGGGGTACAAGCAGACCGAACGAAACCGTCTCCGTGTCTATACAAGGTCAGACCTGTAGTTGTAAAGCTGACATGGAGGGGCGTTGGTGTGTAAAACTCCCTCCCCTTCGAACCTCTTTTCTAGAAATCCTCGTAATTTCCGGTGCTAGCGATGTGATGACGTATCAGGATGTTCAGGTTGGAGATGTCTGGTTAGCCTCCGGTCAATCCAATATGGAATTCTTCATGCGCTATGATGCAGATTTTCCAGAAGAAAAGAGAGTTTGCTCCAATGCTGACATTCGCTTTTTTGACTATCCGGAGGTGTCCTATCCGGAACAGATCGGTGAAGCGGATTATGGGAAGAATTTTGGATTCTGGAGAAAAGCTTGCCCGGAGGATCTGGAATGGTTCTCAGCCGTGGGATACTATTTTGCAAAAGAAATCCAGGGTTCCTACGGTATTCCGGTGGGGATCGTGGGTTGCAACTGGGGTGGGACTCCTGCCTGCGCATGGATGAATGAAGAAGAAATACGGAAAGGCGGTGGCCAGGTATGGATCGACGAGTATAAAGAAGGGCTTAAGACACTGAATTTGGAGAACTACGAGGCGCAATTTCGCCAAAATTCTCCTGCGTGGCGAACAGATCCGTTTCAGGACCCCTTCACCGATCTGCTGTTGCAGGGAGCAAGTCTTGGCGAAGTCGTCAAAAACTCACTGGGCAGGAACTGGATGTGTCGACCATTGACATGTCAGTACATGCTCCAACCGTAGGGCCAAAGACAGAAACTAGGCCCTGTGGACTATACGAAAGTATGCTCTGTCAGGTTGCTCCCTTTACTCTTCGGGGCATTCTGTTTTATCAGGGAGAGTCCGATGGGGATCGTCACCCTGAAGTCTACGCGACCCTGTTTCCTGCTCTGATCCAGGGTTTTCGGGACCTGTGGCAGGAGGAGCTGCCCTTCCTGTTTGTCCAGATTGCTCCTTTCGGCAGGTGGATGCAATCAGTGGGTGAGCCTTATGTCGAGATTAGGGAAGCGCAGCAGCTTGCTTCCGAAAGAGTTCCAGGCACAGGAATGGCTGTCATCAGTGACATAGGAATGGAACTGGATATTCATCCTAAGAAAAAACAGCCTGTCGGCCACCGCCTGGCTCTTCTCGCTGAAAGCAAGGTTTATGGAGACGATGTGTTGTGCGAAGCTCCAACACTGGTCTCCGCGAAGGAAGAGGGCGGAGCGCTGATTCTGCGCTTCACCAATACCGGCGATGGTCTTTATATTGCGGACCATACCCCTGATGGCGTAAAGACCGATCCCACAAAGGTGGGTGGTCTTCGTGTTATTGAGGACGGCCAGGTTGTGAACCTGGATGGGGTGACTGCTTCGGTCGAAGGTGAGACTATGACACTCTGCGGTGACACACTTCATATCAAGAAGCCTTTTACTGTGGAATTGGGGTGCACTGGCTGGTACCGAATTAATCTGTATAACAGTGCTGGTCTTCCTGCTAGACCGTCTAAGGTATTGGTGAAGTGACGTACATAGGGGAATAGCTGTAAAACGTTAATACAGCTTCTCATTTCCGTGGTACTCACTTTGATCGCCGGTCTCATTCCCTTGGCCCGGCCGGACGAGAAGATCCTGTGGAGGCGCTTCGCGCCGAGTAAGGCAGGCTGGACGAGAAGATCTTGTGGAGGCACGGGAGAGCGCGGCGGACTAACCTCGAAGCAAGACGATGGCGAGAGTCGGCGACGAAAAGTCGGTGAAGAAAACTGAGGAGGGATTGCCGATGCTTGAATTGCGGTCAGTAACGAAGTCCTACACGACGGCATCTCTGACTCAGGTCGCCCTCGACAACGTGTCCCTTGCCTTCCGGGATAACGAATTTGTTGCCGTCCTCGGCCATTCGGGATCTGGCAAAACGACGATGCTCAACATCATCGGAGGACTTGACCAATTCGACGACGGCGACCTCGTCATTGATGGAACATCAACGCGTCACTACCGGAACCGTCAGTGGGATACGTATCGGAATAACCGCATCGGCTTTGTTTTCCAGTCGTATAACCTCATTCCCCATCAGACGGTGCTGGCCAATGTTGAGCTTGCCTTGACACTGTCTGGGGTGTCCCGTGCGCAACGTCAACGCCGGGCACTTGAGGCTCTAGAACAAGTTGGCCTCGCTGATCACGTACGCAAACGTCCCGCTCAGCTCTCGGGTGGGCAGATGCAGCGCGTGGCCATTGCCCGGGCGCTGGTCAATGATCCGGAGATTGTTCTCGCTGACGAACCCACGGGAGCTTTGGACTCAAAGACTTCCGTTCAGGTTATGGATTTGCTCCGCGAAGTCGCCAACGACCGACTTGTCATCATGGTCACCCACAATCCTGAGCTTGCTCACGAATATGCAACGAGGATTGTGGAACTCACTGACGGGAGGATCACGGCCGATTCCCATCCTTTCGTCCCGGGAACCGTTCAGGCGCGCCCCGCTTCGGCTCCTCGGAAGACCTCGATGTCCTTGGCGACCGCGCTTTCTTTGTCGGCGAATAACCTGATGACGAAGAAGGGGCGCACCGTGATGACGTCCTTTGCTGGATCCATCGGCATCATCGGGATCGCAGCGATCCTCGCGTTAGCTAACGGCGTGAACGCGTATATCGCGAAGACACAGGAGGAAGCCCTCAACTCCTATCCGCTGACGATTCAAGAAACTAGCGTTGACCTGACGAAGATGATGAAGCAGATGCCTCAAGGAACAGGAGGAGAAGGGAGCGAGTCTGCCGGCAGTCGTGAGGTTGGATCGAGGAAGAAGATCGAGGTTCAGCCGTCAGTGACGTCGATGACTGAATCAACAAATGTTAACGACCTGCGCTCCCTCAAGGCATACGTTGATTCCAACGGTGGAAAAATCAACGATCACGTGACCGCAATCGAATATGCCTACGACGTTGAACCTCAGATCTATCAGGCGGACACATCGGAGGGGATCATTCAGGTCAACCCGGATCGTTCGTTTGCGGCGATGAACCAGGCGTATGGCTCGGGCGCATTTTCACTCATGATGACAACGAGTTCATTCCATCAACTTCCCAGGAACGCGCAGCTGTACGAAAAGAACTATGAGGTTGTTGCTGGGGATTGGCCGAAGAAGCCGACGGACCTTGTCATGGTTCTTGATCAATCAGGCAAGATCCTTGACGTCGATGCCTACACCCTGGGTCTGCGTCCCCACGCAGAACTTGAAGACATTATGGAGAAGTACTATTCGGGGCGCCTAGGTGATATCGCCGCAGGAAAATCGGGCAATGCGACTGAGTTAGAGGCTCAAAGCGCAGGGGTGTCCCACGGCGCACATCAGGCAACTTTTGGGTCCTATTCCTATGACGACATCATCGGGACGGAGTTCGCACGAGTCAACGCCGCCGATCGGTACACGTGGGATGAGAATTTCAAGGTCTGGACTGATCGTTCGGAGGACGTCGCCTTCATGAAGAAGACGATCGCTTCGGGAGAAAAGCTCACTGTCACCGGCATTGTGCGAGCCAAAGACCCTCAGGTGTCATTACTTCGCCAGGGATTGAACTATAGCGCGAAGCTCACCGATGAGGTGATGGCTCAAGCTGCCAGCTCAAAGATCGTTGAGTCGCAGTTGGCGAACCCGACGACTGATGTTTTCACGGGAAAGACGTTCTCTCAGCTGGAAAAAGAGGTGAAGACCGGGGCAGAAAGTGCCGTCGACTTCTCCAAGCTCTTCACCGTTGACGGTGAGAAACTCCGCGCTGCATTCGCTGTTGACTCATCTGCTCTTGAGCGGGAACTGAGCGCGCTTGATCTGACTGGCATGGATCTGTCGGGTGTGTCTCTATCAGCTGCGGATCTCTCATCCCTGGATATGTCGGGGCTGGCCGAGGCTTTCGACCCATCGCAGCTAGCCGGTGCTGTTGATCTGTCGACGATCGACTGGTCCACTCTGGACCTTTCTGACTTGTCGACGATCTACCCACAGTTGGCAAACATTGATGTCGCAGCGCTCCTGAGCACGGCACTCAAGGACGGTGCGCTCAAGGACGGAGCCGGTGAGTATCTGGCCGGTGCTCTCGTGCCCATCGCGCAGGGGCTGAGTGACGCTCTGCGTCAAGGAGTTCATGCGGCAGGGGACGAGGACGGAGATGGTGTCCCCGATGTCGATCTTGGTGTCATCGTGTCGCACTACTTCGAGTCCGATGAGGTCAAGAGGCAGATCGATGAGATCGTCAACTCTGATGCCGTCATTGACGAGGACGTCGTCGTGGCTAACCTCGCGCAGGCGCTGAGGGAGGATCCGGCACTGACCGCCATTGCTCGTGATGTCTCACAGACCTTTGCTCGGGCAATTGGACAGCAGATCTCGACGCAGCTCGGTGGCGCCGTTGCGTCCTCGATGAGTCGCGCGATGGGAAACTATCTCTCCACGGCGATGAGCGGCGCAATGACGCAGATGATGACGACAATTCAGGACCGGATTGCCGGGTCTCTGGAGTCGGCCATGAGTCAACTCATGGGAGCGCTGTCGACATCAATGAACATGGACCCCGGTGCTTTTGCGCAGGCTTTTCGCCTCAACATGGATCAGTCGGATCTTGCGGCTGTGATGTCGACGTTCATGACGCGGCAGGTGCCCTCGTATGAGCAGAATCTGCGGATGCTTGGGTGGGGCGATGTCCACGATCCATCCCTCATCAGCATTTACCCCAAGTCCTTTGACTCAAAGGATGCGGTTAAAGGAATCATCGACTCCTACAACGAGGCAAAGACCTCTGCGGGCAAGGAAGCGCAGGTCATCACGTACACGGATATGGTTGGCCTGCTCATGAGTCAGGTGACGAGCATTATCGACATGATCTCGTGGATGCTCATCGCCTTCGTGTCCATTTCCCTCATCGTCTCGTCAATCATGATCTCGATCATCACCTACATTTCGGTTCTTGAACGCAAGAAAGAAATCGGGATTCTTCGGTCGATCGGGGCGTCACGCCGCGACATTTCACACGTGTTCAACGCGGAAACCGTGATCGAAGGACTGCTCGCGGGCATCATGGGAGTCGTCATCACGCTCGGTCTGGCGGTGGTTGCGAATATCGTGGTCGAACACACCTTGGGCGTGGAGAACATTGCGCAGCTTCCGCTCCTGGTGGCAATCGTCCTCATTCTCATTTCCGTGGTACTCACTTTGATCGCCGGTCTCATTCCCTCGGCCCGGGCCGCACGAGAAGATCCTGTGGAGGCGCTTCGCGCCGAATAGGGCCGGCTGGGGCGTACAGTGATGAGTGTTCGATACTGACGAGAGGAAATGTCATGCCGACTCCAACTCCGTGCGTCACCGATCAGAGCGTCGCCGTTCTCATCGCGTCAGGACTTGAAGAGGTCGAGGCCTTAGCCGTGGTGGATGTTCTCTATCGCGCAGGCATTCGCTCAGACCTCATCGCCGTTGGTGACCAGCTGGAAATCGAATCCAGCCACGGCATCCGCTTGATCTGTGAACGCCTCCTGTCCGACACTGACCTGTCGGACTACTCACTCGTTTTTCTCCCCGGCGGATTGCCCGGGACCCTCAACCTGGGTGACTGCGATGCTGTCACAGCGGAAGTTCGACGGCGAGGAGAAACAGGCGAGCTCATCTCAGCGATCTGTGCGGCTCCCTCGGTTCTTGCCCAGGCGGGAATACTTGATGGAATCCGTGCGACAGCGAACCCGGGATTTATGGATGCGATCGCCCAAGGAGGTGCGGTGATCAGCGAGGACGCCGTCGTTCACGACGGGGCGGTTATCACGTCCCGAGGAATGGGGACGGCGGTTGAGTTGGGATTAGAGATCGTCCAGACACTTCTGGGGGACGACGCCGTTGCGGAGGTCAAGAAAGGAATCGTCTACCAGCGGTAGCTTGAGGGACGACACGCATCAATGGGGAAGAACTCGAAAAAATCACGGACATGGCCCAGTCTTCCAAGCCCGCTGGCTGCGCCCGTCATTGATAATCACACGCACCTGGCAACTCACGAACTCGCTATTCCGAAAGCCTCGGATGTTCGCCCAAGTGTCGAAACGCAGATCGAATGGGCTCGACAGGTCGGGGTTGTTGGTGCAATCACCTCTGCGTGCGAACTTCCGGAGTTCCAACCCACGTGTGAACTGGCACGTCAGCTTACGGGGGTGCGCGTCGCCGTGGCGATCCATCCAAACGAAGCGGCCCTGCATGCAGGACACGCGGACCCATCCCCCGATGGACTGACGCCACAGCCCCTGAGCCACCATGTTCCCCTCGTTGACGCACTCGTCGAGGTCGAGCAGGCACTCAAGGATCCGATGGTTGTTGCTGTTGGAGAGACAGGACTTGACTATTTCCGTACCGCGCAGCCTGGACGAACAGCCCAGATTGAATCCTTCCGTTCTCATCTCCAACTTGCCCGTGAGGTGGATCTTCCCGTGCAGATCCACGATCGGGACGCTCACGCGGACACCCTTGCGGTTCTTGACGAATCCGCTGATGTGAGCCAGCGGATCGTGTTCCACTGCTATTCCGGCGACCGAGAAATGGCTGAACGCCTCAAAGACAACGGGTGGTATGCCTCGTTTGCTGGGCCGCTGACCTATCCGGCGAACACTCACCTGCGTGAGGCTCTTCTCACTTTGCCTCGCGAACTCGTCCTCGTTGAAACGGATGCCCCCTACTTGACGCCGGTTCCCGAACGCGGCAACCCCAATGCGTCCTACGTCATGGCACATACGGTGCGAATGATCGCTGACCTGTGGGATCTTGCCGAGGACGAGGCGTGCCACCAGCTGATGGAGAACACGCAGCGGGTGTATGGACGCTGGGTGTAGACGGCTGCGCTCGTCCTCGGTAATAGTGAGAAGTGACACGAAGGGTCGCACGGGCGTACCTTACTTGGTTACCGTTGATCGCGAAGATCCGTCGGCCTCACCGTGCGATACGTCGCTGGGTGCAGCGCAGCGGATGACGCCGAACAAAGGACGTATATGCGGATGTGGAATCCGTCGCGATGGACCGTGATCGCGACTGCCTCAGCGTTGGCCCTGACCATGATGTCGACCGCGGGAATAGCAGTTGCCTCCTCGTATAAGGAGGTTACGGTCGAAGTTGACGGAGTTTCCCGGCCGATGTCGGGATTCTTCCCAAATGTGGCATCGGTTCTCGCCGCTGCGGGAGTTGTTGTCAGTGAGCATGATCTTGTTGCCCCCGCAACCGAGGAATCGGTGAGATCTGGGGATACCGTTGCCATGCGTTCGGCGACTCGTTACGACGTGGTTGTCGATGGGCGCAGAGATCACGCCTGGTCAACAGCGACATCGGTGGCGCACGTTTTGGATTCCATTGGCGCGCAGGATTCCGTTGTTCTTGCTGCCGACCGTTCCACGGTGCGGGAAAAGCTTCCCGCCGCCGCTGATGCTCAGACGGTGACGATCATTGCCGATGGACAGAGAATTCCGGTGGAAACAACCGACACGAGCGACGTGACGGCACTTCTTGAGGACGCAGGAGTGAGCGTTTCGGCTCTTGATCGGGTGGAGTTCATTTCCGAGGACGGTGCTCTGACTCTGCGCGTGTCCCGAGTGACGCGCGGGAATGTTTCGACAACGACGGCTGTTCCCTTTACCACCGAGGAACGTGCGGATGACTCACTGGAGTTCGGAAAGACCCGCGTCATTGAGGAAGGTAAAGACGGGTCGGTGACCACAACCTCGTACCAAGAGACCGTTGATGGCGAAGTGACCGTTGATGTGTTGCTCAGCAAGGAACGCGTTGAACCGGTGACGAAAATTGTTGCCGTGGGAACAAAGATGAAGGACCTAAACTCAGCCGATGGCTTGGCTTCGATGTCTGCGGCCAGGGATTCGGCGGGTGCTGCCCTGGTGTCATCTGGCGGGGTGTGGGCTGCGTTGGCGCAGTGTGAGTCGGGTGGTAACCCCGCAACGAACACGGGCAACGGGTTCTACGGGGCCTATCAGTTCTCACTTTCGACGTGGCAGGCTGTTGGAGGTTCGGGTCTTCCATCCGAGAATTCGCTTGCTGAGCAGACGTATCGGGCGCAGCTTCTTCAGCAGCGCGCCGGGTGGGGGCAGTGGCCTGCGTGTTCGGCTTCCCTCGGGTTGCGCTGAGACCGTGTAGCCGTCCGTCCGTTCCTCGACAGTGGCTTTCGTTCCCATCAGTAGGGATGTAGGAGAAGCCTTTTCGGGGCGGAGAATATCTCGTGCTGGGGAGTAGTGAATCACTCCCCAGCATTGTCACAAATCGGTTACGATTGACGAGTTGTGAGGGAACGGCGCGCCGCTGGACCATAGAGCAATACACCAAGACATCGATCATGAGATCAGTGAGGGGCTTTTTGTGGGGCATACGCAAACACGAGGTCAGATCACCGAATCCGTGGCATCACGCCTGACCCGCCCAAGGTCAGCACCTCAGGTGATCGTCGGTGCCTGCGCTGCCGCAACTCTTGTTGTTGCAAGCGCCGCCACCGGTGTCGTCGGGTCACGATCCGATATCATGCTGGAAGTGAACGGCGTAACACGTCCCGTCACCGTCTGGAATTCCCATGTGGACTCCGTGCTCGCTGCCGCCGGCATCACCGTGGGACCTCATGATCTCGTTCAGCCCTCCGCCGAGGAGACCGTTCCCAATGGGGGAACAGTGATCGTGCGTACCGCCTCGCCGCACACTCTGTCCGTTGACGGACGCGTGAAAACCGTGTGGTCAACCTCAGAATCCGCCGACGCGATTCTCGCCGATGCCGGGTATTCCGGTACTCAGGTAGCTCTCGCTGCTGATCGATCAAGCACTCGACCAACCGTGACGTCGCTCGTTGCTCGTCCTCGTCCCGTATCGGTGATTGTTGACGGACACGAGACAACAACTCAGGCTCGTCCAGGTCAGCAGACGCATCAGGTCCTGGAATCAGCGGGTGTCAAGGTGTCACCCCTTGACCGCGTGAGCGTATCGACGGCGGATGATGGGCAGCTCGTGGTGTCCGTTGCCCGCGTCTCTCGTGGAGAAGCCACGCAGACGCAGTCCGTTCCCTTTACTCAGGAGGATCGCGAGGACGCGCAGATGTTCGTCGGGGAATCGCAGGTGACGACCCTGGGAGTCAACGGCTCGTCCATGACAACAGTCTGGGAAGAAAAAGCCGACGACGCAGTGGTCCATCGCGTCGAAACATCGGTTGTGAACCTCGTTGAACCGACGACACAGATTCGCTCCGTGGGAACGAAGGACGTCACTCCTGAGGCTCTCGTTGCCGCGGGAATCGACCCGAAAGCGAAACTCGAGGAAAAAACGGAAGCTGACGGCACGACTTCCGTGCGGTATCGGGCAAAACTTGGATCCTTGTCCACCCCCGAGGAACTGGCACAATACGTGTCCGGTAGCGAGGCCGCTGATCTGCTTGCGGCGGCACAATCTGCGGGTGTGCCACTGACGTATTCGGGTGAGGACCCCCGATCAATTGCGCAGGGCCTCGTCAGCGGTCGCGGATGGTCGTCCTCAGAGTTCCAGTGCCTCGTGACCTTGTGGAACCGGGAATCGGGGTGGAACCCCTACGCGGCGAACCCCTCCTCGGGGGCCTACGGTATTCCCCAGGCTCTGCCCGGAACGAAGATGGCGTCCGCCGGTGCAGACTGGAGGACCAATCCTGCAACGCAGATTACGTGGGGCCTTGGGTACATCGCCGGGCGTTACGGAACCCCGTGTTCGGCTCTGGGACACTCCAATTCTGTTGGCTGGTACTAGGCCAACCCCCACCCATCCGTAGCCGAGGTTCTCTCGACTAGAATGACCCCGTGACTCCACGCCAACACGACCGATCACCGAGCCGTCGCACCGACCCGACGCTGCCTGAGGGAGCGGAACCCTCGCCGACGGGACTCCTGGGGCCGCTGGAAGTCCGCGCAATCTCTCAGGCCTTGGGGATCCGCCCCACGAAGATACTGGGACAGAATTTCGTTCACGACGCCGGCACGGTTCGTCGTATCGTCCGCGCTGCACACGTGAGCGAGGGCGATGAGGTTCTTGAAGTTGGGCCGGGACTTGGCTCGCTGACACTTGCGCTTCTCGAAGCGGGGGCACGCGTGCGTGCTGTTGAGATCGATCCACCTCTGGCACACGCTCTGCCCGAAACCGTGCGGGCTCGCATGCCTGAGGCTGCTGATCGCTTCCACGTGGTGACGATGGATGCAACACGTGTGCGCGGAGTCGAGGACCTTGGGGTGGAATGGCCGGCGCCAACAAAACTCGTTGCCAATCTTCCCTACAACGTTGCCGTTCCCGTTCTCTTGGCGATGCTTCAGACATTCCCGACATTGACGGATGTCCTGGTCATGGTGCAGGCCGAAGTTGCGGACCGTCTTGCGGCGACCGAGGGGAACAGGATCTACGGTGTTCCCTCTGTGAAAGCCTCGTGGTACGGCACAGTTGAACGTGCGGGAACGATCGGGCGAAGCGTTTTCTGGCCGGTCCCCAATGTTGATTCGGCGCTGGTGCATATTCGGCGCTACGACGAGCCCCTGGGGGACGGCGCCCTGCGTGATGCCACCTTTGAGGTGTGCGACGTAGCTTTCGGGCAACGCAGGAAAACATTGAGGGCGGCGCTCAAATCCTGGGCGGGTTCGCCCTCGGCAGCTGAAACGCTCCTCGAAGAGGCGGGGATCGACCCGTCGGCACGCGGAGAAACTTTGTCTATCTCCGACTTTGTCTCACTCGGAGAGGCCGTCCTCACATTGCGCGCCACGGGGCAACTCCCTAAAGCCCCCGCACCGCGGACTCCAGCGGATCGCAAGAACACCCGAGCTTCGTCCTCGTCAACGAACCACAGCGATACACGTGAGGGCGAAACGGATGCGTGAAGTTGTTGCCTCGGCACCGGGGAAAGTGAATTTGACGTTGCGTGTTGGCCCTGCGGCAGCCGACGGATATCATCCCCTCATCAGTGTCTTTGAGGCGCTCAATCTGCGTGAAACGGTGACCGTGCGCACCGCGAAAGGCGCGGGGATCCGCGTGAAGACAACCGCCTACACCGCTGATGGGTGCATTGATCACCGCACGACCAGCCTCATGGCTGATCTTCCCCCCGACGGCAATCTCGCGGTCAAAGCAGCGAAGCTTCTCCAGAAACTCGCGATGACGAGCCAGTGGGGAGCAACCGCCGCGGGACTGACGATCGACATTGATAAGCGGGTTCCAGTGGCCGGTGGCATGGCTGGGGGATCGGCAGATGCTGCGGCCACCCTCGTTGCATGCAACGAACTGTGGGGGCTTGGACTCTCCGACGACCAACTCCACCAGCTGGGACGAAGCCTTGGAGCTGACGTTCCCGCGTGCCTGAGCGGAGGAATAGCTCTGGGACGAGGACGAGGCGACACCATGACGCTGCTCGTTGACCCGGCCAACGCCAAGGCCTCGGTACCCACGCATCACTGGGTCATTGCTCTGGCTCACGCAGGTCTGTCCACCCCCGAAGTTTTTCGGACCCTCGACGCGGCTGGCGGTCCGCACGGCGGCTGGGCCCTGACAGAGCACACGGAATCTGAAATACGCGCGCTGACGGGCAACTCACCCACTGAGCTGTCAGCCGTACTGATGAATGATCTGACAGACGCAGCCCTACGGATCATGCCTGAGCTTCGCGCCACGATGGATGCGGCGAAGAAGGCCGGGGCCCTCGCTGTGCAGCTGTGCGGCTCGGGGCCGTCAATTGCCCTGCTTGCAGCGGACGCTCAACACGCCCGCGACCTCGCGGATGCGCTGGTGAAAGAACCTCACGTCGCCCAGGCGGTCGTCGCATCCGGTCCGGCTGAAGGAGCTCGAATCGATGAAGTGAAGGAAGACTGATGGCCCACCTTTTGGGAACACAGTCCATTGCCGCTCTCGCAGGGGCTCGTAAGCTCCTTGAAGATGTGACGGTTGGTTTAGATGACGGATCACGCGTCGGTATCCTCGGGCCCAATGGCGCCGGTAAGTCGACACTGCTTCGACTTGTTGCCGGAAGACAAAAACCTGACGGTGGTGTACTCACTCATCGTGACGGCTTGAGGATTGGTGTTCTTGAGCAGGCAGACATCCTCGACCCGCACGACACGGTTGCGCAGGCAATCCACCCGGGTCGTGAGGAATACGAGTGGGCCGCTGACCCGCGGATCCGCGACATTCACCGCGGACTCCTGAGCGGAGTTGATCTCGCGGCACGTGTTGGATCCTTGTCTGGTGGGCAGCGCAGGCGTGTGGCCTTGGCGCGAGTCCTCAGCGGCGACAGTGACATCGTGTGTCTGGATGAGC from Schaalia sp. ZJ405 includes the following:
- a CDS encoding sialate O-acetylesterase encodes the protein MLCQVAPFTLRGILFYQGESDGDRHPEVYATLFPALIQGFRDLWQEELPFLFVQIAPFGRWMQSVGEPYVEIREAQQLASERVPGTGMAVISDIGMELDIHPKKKQPVGHRLALLAESKVYGDDVLCEAPTLVSAKEEGGALILRFTNTGDGLYIADHTPDGVKTDPTKVGGLRVIEDGQVVNLDGVTASVEGETMTLCGDTLHIKKPFTVELGCTGWYRINLYNSAGLPARPSKVLVK
- a CDS encoding ABC transporter ATP-binding protein/permease is translated as MLELRSVTKSYTTASLTQVALDNVSLAFRDNEFVAVLGHSGSGKTTMLNIIGGLDQFDDGDLVIDGTSTRHYRNRQWDTYRNNRIGFVFQSYNLIPHQTVLANVELALTLSGVSRAQRQRRALEALEQVGLADHVRKRPAQLSGGQMQRVAIARALVNDPEIVLADEPTGALDSKTSVQVMDLLREVANDRLVIMVTHNPELAHEYATRIVELTDGRITADSHPFVPGTVQARPASAPRKTSMSLATALSLSANNLMTKKGRTVMTSFAGSIGIIGIAAILALANGVNAYIAKTQEEALNSYPLTIQETSVDLTKMMKQMPQGTGGEGSESAGSREVGSRKKIEVQPSVTSMTESTNVNDLRSLKAYVDSNGGKINDHVTAIEYAYDVEPQIYQADTSEGIIQVNPDRSFAAMNQAYGSGAFSLMMTTSSFHQLPRNAQLYEKNYEVVAGDWPKKPTDLVMVLDQSGKILDVDAYTLGLRPHAELEDIMEKYYSGRLGDIAAGKSGNATELEAQSAGVSHGAHQATFGSYSYDDIIGTEFARVNAADRYTWDENFKVWTDRSEDVAFMKKTIASGEKLTVTGIVRAKDPQVSLLRQGLNYSAKLTDEVMAQAASSKIVESQLANPTTDVFTGKTFSQLEKEVKTGAESAVDFSKLFTVDGEKLRAAFAVDSSALERELSALDLTGMDLSGVSLSAADLSSLDMSGLAEAFDPSQLAGAVDLSTIDWSTLDLSDLSTIYPQLANIDVAALLSTALKDGALKDGAGEYLAGALVPIAQGLSDALRQGVHAAGDEDGDGVPDVDLGVIVSHYFESDEVKRQIDEIVNSDAVIDEDVVVANLAQALREDPALTAIARDVSQTFARAIGQQISTQLGGAVASSMSRAMGNYLSTAMSGAMTQMMTTIQDRIAGSLESAMSQLMGALSTSMNMDPGAFAQAFRLNMDQSDLAAVMSTFMTRQVPSYEQNLRMLGWGDVHDPSLISIYPKSFDSKDAVKGIIDSYNEAKTSAGKEAQVITYTDMVGLLMSQVTSIIDMISWMLIAFVSISLIVSSIMISIITYISVLERKKEIGILRSIGASRRDISHVFNAETVIEGLLAGIMGVVITLGLAVVANIVVEHTLGVENIAQLPLLVAIVLILISVVLTLIAGLIPSARAAREDPVEALRAE
- a CDS encoding DJ-1 family glyoxalase III, whose amino-acid sequence is MPTPTPCVTDQSVAVLIASGLEEVEALAVVDVLYRAGIRSDLIAVGDQLEIESSHGIRLICERLLSDTDLSDYSLVFLPGGLPGTLNLGDCDAVTAEVRRRGETGELISAICAAPSVLAQAGILDGIRATANPGFMDAIAQGGAVISEDAVVHDGAVITSRGMGTAVELGLEIVQTLLGDDAVAEVKKGIVYQR
- a CDS encoding TatD family hydrolase; protein product: MGKNSKKSRTWPSLPSPLAAPVIDNHTHLATHELAIPKASDVRPSVETQIEWARQVGVVGAITSACELPEFQPTCELARQLTGVRVAVAIHPNEAALHAGHADPSPDGLTPQPLSHHVPLVDALVEVEQALKDPMVVAVGETGLDYFRTAQPGRTAQIESFRSHLQLAREVDLPVQIHDRDAHADTLAVLDESADVSQRIVFHCYSGDREMAERLKDNGWYASFAGPLTYPANTHLREALLTLPRELVLVETDAPYLTPVPERGNPNASYVMAHTVRMIADLWDLAEDEACHQLMENTQRVYGRWV
- a CDS encoding resuscitation-promoting factor, which codes for MWNPSRWTVIATASALALTMMSTAGIAVASSYKEVTVEVDGVSRPMSGFFPNVASVLAAAGVVVSEHDLVAPATEESVRSGDTVAMRSATRYDVVVDGRRDHAWSTATSVAHVLDSIGAQDSVVLAADRSTVREKLPAAADAQTVTIIADGQRIPVETTDTSDVTALLEDAGVSVSALDRVEFISEDGALTLRVSRVTRGNVSTTTAVPFTTEERADDSLEFGKTRVIEEGKDGSVTTTSYQETVDGEVTVDVLLSKERVEPVTKIVAVGTKMKDLNSADGLASMSAARDSAGAALVSSGGVWAALAQCESGGNPATNTGNGFYGAYQFSLSTWQAVGGSGLPSENSLAEQTYRAQLLQQRAGWGQWPACSASLGLR
- a CDS encoding ubiquitin-like domain-containing protein, with the protein product MGHTQTRGQITESVASRLTRPRSAPQVIVGACAAATLVVASAATGVVGSRSDIMLEVNGVTRPVTVWNSHVDSVLAAAGITVGPHDLVQPSAEETVPNGGTVIVRTASPHTLSVDGRVKTVWSTSESADAILADAGYSGTQVALAADRSSTRPTVTSLVARPRPVSVIVDGHETTTQARPGQQTHQVLESAGVKVSPLDRVSVSTADDGQLVVSVARVSRGEATQTQSVPFTQEDREDAQMFVGESQVTTLGVNGSSMTTVWEEKADDAVVHRVETSVVNLVEPTTQIRSVGTKDVTPEALVAAGIDPKAKLEEKTEADGTTSVRYRAKLGSLSTPEELAQYVSGSEAADLLAAAQSAGVPLTYSGEDPRSIAQGLVSGRGWSSSEFQCLVTLWNRESGWNPYAANPSSGAYGIPQALPGTKMASAGADWRTNPATQITWGLGYIAGRYGTPCSALGHSNSVGWY